A region of the Curvibacter sp. AEP1-3 genome:
CACCTTGTGTGGCGAAGAAAGCTACGGAACCGGCTCCAGCCATGTCCGCGAAAAAGACGGTCTATGGGCCGTGCTGTTCTGGCTCAACCTGATTGCCGCCAGCGGCAAATCGGTGGAGGTGCTGGTGCGCGAGCTCTGGGCGCAATACGGCCGTTGTGTGTATTCCCGCCACGACTACGAAGGCATTCCCACCGAGCAGGCCGATGCGCTGATGCGCGACCTGCGTACGTCTTTACCCACCTTGGGTGGCACCTCCATTGCCGGATTGTCGGTGGCCTTTGCGGACGACTTTGCCTATACCGACCCGGTGGATGGCAGCGTGAGCCAGAAGCAAGGTGTGCGCATTGTGCTCACCGATGGTTCGCGCGTGGTCTTCCGCCTTTCCGGCACAGGCACCGAGGGGGCCACCTTGCGCGTTTATCTGGAGCGCCATGAGCCCGATGCCACCCGTCAGGACATCCCAGCCCAAGAAGCCTTGCAGCCGTTGATCGCGCTCGCGGAGGCAGTAGCCCGCATCCGCCATTTCACCGGCATGAACCAACCCACTGTGACGACCTGAGCCGCAGAAGCGCAGGCCTCACTCTCATCTCATCAAAACCAAGCGACAGGAGACAAAACCATGAGCACTACAGACAACGCCCGCAACCTCGCGCTCCAAGAGCGCCACATGCAGCCCCATATGCTGGTGCGACGCACCATCGCCCTGGTGCTGGCCGGTGGCCGCGGCTCGCGCCTCAAGCAGTTGACCGACCGCCGCGCCAAACCGGCGGTGTATTTCGGTGGCAAGTTCCGTATCGTTGACTTTGCGCTCTCCAACTGTGTGAACTCCGGTATCCGCCGCATCGGCGTGATCACCCAGTACAAGTCGCACTCACTGTTGCGCCACTTGCAGCGTGGCTGGAGCTTCTTGCGTGCTGAACTGAACGAGATGGTCGACCTTTTGCCCGCTCAGCAGCGGGTGGACGAGGAGCACTGGTACCGCGGCACGGCCGATGCGATCTATCAGAACCTGGACATCATCCAAAGCAGCAAGCCCGAGTACGTGGTGGTGCTGGCCGGCGACCACATCTACAAGATGGATTACTCGCTGATGCTCAAAGACCACGTGGAGAGCGGCGCTGGCTGCACCGTGGGCTGCATTGAAGTGCCACGCGAAGAGGCCACTGCCTTTGGTGTGATGGCCGTTGACGGCACCAGAAAGATCACCGAGTTTGTGGAAAAGCCTGCCAACCCGCCTGCCATGCCAGGCAACGACGCGGTGTCTCTGGCCAGCATGGGTATTTACATCTTCGACTCCAAGTATCTGTACGACCTGCTGGAAGACGATTTGGCCAACCCTGAGTCCAGCCACGATTTCGGCAAAGACGTGATTCCTCGCGTGGTGCGCGAGGGCAGGGCGGTGGCCCATCCCTTCTCCATGTCCTGTGTGTCATCCACTCCGGACGCCGTGCCTTACTGGCGCGATGTGGGTACCATCGACGCCTTTTGGGAAGCCAACCTCGACCTCGCCTCGGTCACCCCTGAGCTGGATATTTACGACACCAATTGGCCCATCTGGACCAGCCAGCGCCAGTTGCCGCCTGCCAAGTTTGTGCAGGACGCAGACGGCAAGCACGGCCAGGCCATTAACACCATGGTGTCGGGCGGCTGCATTGTGTCGGGCTCCATCGTCAGCAACTCGGTGTTGTTCAGTAGCGTTCGCATCCATTCGTTCTGCGTGATTGACCAAGCCGTGCTGCTGCCGGAAGTCACCATCGGCCGTGGCTGCCGCTTGAGCCGTGTGGTCATTGACCGGGGTGTGGAAGTACCGGATGGTTTGGTGATCGGTGAAGACCCGGTGGCGGATGCGGCACGCTTTGAGCGCACCGACAACGGTGTGGTGCTGGTGACCAAAGACATGCTCAAGCGGCTGGAAGCCCAATAAATTAGTTCAACGAAAGACTGCCCATGCGCATCCTGCAAGTCAGTGCCGAAATATTCCCTCTGCTCAAAACCGGAGGGCTGGCTGACATTGCCGGTGCGCTCCCGGCGGCTTTGCATGAAGCCGGCTGCGATGTGCGGGTGCTGCTGCCGGGTTTTCCGGCCATCGTGGCGGGTTTGCGCAACCCCAGCCCGGTGGGCGCTTTTGTGATGCCGTGGGGCGAAATGGTGGAAGTTGTCTATGGCGACTTGCCGGCGCTCGCCCGCGGCGACATGCAGCAGGGCGCTTATGTGCTGATAGCGCCGGGCCTGTATGAGCGTCCGGGCAATCCGTATGAAGATGCCAACAAGCAGCCTTATGGCGACAACCACCGCCGTTTCGCGGCGCTAGGCCAAGCGGCGGCCCATCTCGCACATGGCATGGACAGCCTGTGGCGCGCCCAACTGGTGCACAGCCACGACTGGCACGCAGGTTTGGCCAGCGCCTACCTCAAGCTCTGGGCCGACCGCGGCGCCACGCGGGTACCTTCGGTATTTACCGTGCACAACCTGGCGTACCAAGGCGTATTTGGCCCTCAATACTTTGGCGACCTGGGCCTGCCGGGCGAAGCTTTTCACGTGCAGGGCATGGAGTTCCATGGCCAGCTCTCCTTCATGAAAGCCGGCTTGTTTTATGCCAGCCACATCACTACCGTGAGCCCCACCTATGCCCGCGAAATCCAGACGCCGGAGCAGGGCTGCGGGCTGGACGGCTTGCTGATGGCAAGGCGTGATGCCTTGAGCGGCATCCTGAATGCAGTGGATGACACAGTCTGGAATCCGACCAGCGACGCCTTGCTGGAACAAAATTTTGACGCCCGCCACATGGCAGGCAAAGCGATCAACAAGGCCATGCTGCAAGGCGCCATGGGCCTTGCCATTGAGCCGGATGCGCCGCTCTTCGCTGTGGTGAGCCGCCTCACCGAACAAAAAGGCCTGCCGCTGGTGCTGGCCGGGCTGGACGAAATTGTGTCCCGTGGTGGCCAATTGCTGGTGCTGGGCAGCGGCGACACCTGGATGGAGCAGGCCTTCACCGAGCGCGCCAAAACCCACGCCGGCCGCGTGGCCGTGAAGCTGGGCTATGACGAATCTTTTGCCCACCGGGTATTCGCCGGTAGTGACGTGACCCTGGTGCCCTCGCGCTTTGAGCCCTGTGGCCTGACCCAAATGTATGGCCTCAAATACGGCAGCCTGCCTTTGGTGCGTCGTGTAGGCGGCTTGGCAGACACGGTGGTGGACAGCGATCTCGAAACCCTGGAAGACCGCACCGCCACCGGCTTTGTATTTGATGCGTTTGACGAAACCGCCTACCGCAAAGCGGTGCGCCGCGCCTTTGCCCTCTATCACCGTAAGGCGGAATGGAACCGCGTACGCCAAACCGGCATGAAGCTTGCCTTCGACTGGGCTACCGCCGCCGGGCACTACACCCACCTTTACCAAAGGTTGATTCAAGAATGACCAACACCTCTTCCCCTACTGCGAGTGCCCCTGTGACTTTTGAATTTGATGCGCCCGGGCGCGACCTCGAATCCCTGAAACGCTCCATCGCCAACAAACTGATGTTTGTGGTGGGCAAAGACCCGGAAGCAGCCCGCCCTGAAGACTGGTTGCACGCCGCCGCCTATGCCGTGCGCGACCAGCTGGTCGAGCGCTGGATGACCACCACCCGCGCCCAGTACGCTCAGGACGCCAAGCGCGTGTACTACCTCAGCATGGAGTTCTTGATCGGCCGCACCTTCAGCAACGCCATGCTGGCCGTGGGCCTGCGCGAGCGGGTCAAGCAAGCCTTGGCTGACTTTGGGGTGGACATCGACGCGGTGACCGAGCTGGAGCCCGACGCTGCGTTGGGTAACGGTGGCTTGGGCCGCTTGGCCGCTTGCTTCCTGGACTCCATGGCCACGTTGAACATCCCCGGCTTTGGCTACGGCATCCGCTATGACTACGGCATGTTCAAGCAAACCATTGTGGACGGCCGCCAGGTGGAAGTGCCGGACTACTGGCTCACCCACGGCAACCCTTGGGAGTTTCCGCGCCCCGAGGTGAACTACCGCGTGCAGTTCGGTGGCCATGTGGTGAAAGTGGGCGACGCCTACCAATGGGTGGACAGCCACGACGTGCAGGCCATGGCTTACGACACCATCATTCCCGGCTATGCCACCAAGGCCACCAATACCTTGCGTCTGTGGTCCGCCAAGGCTACCCAAGAGATTGATTTGGGCGCCTTCAACCGCGGCAACTACATGGCCGCTGTGGAGACGAAGAACCACTCCGAGAACGTGTCCCGCGTGCTCTACCCGGACGACTCCACGCCCTCCGGCCGCGAGCTGCGCTTGCACCAGGAATACTTCTTCTGCAGCGCCAGCGTGCAAGACCTGTTGCGCCGCTACTTGCGCACCCACGACAACTTTGAGAGCCTGCCCGACAAGGTCAGCATCCACCTGAACGATACCCACCCGGTGCTGGCGATTCCTGAGTTGATGCGCCTGCTGCTCGACGAGCACCACCTGCCCTGGGCGGATGCCTGGCGCCTTTGCCAGGGCGTGTTCAGCTACACCAACCACACTCTCATGCACGAGGCACTGGAGACCTGGCCAGTCGAGATGATGGGCCGCATCCTGCCGCGCCACCTGCAAATCATTTACGACATCAACGCCCAGTTTTTGCACCAGATATCGCTGCGCGGCGGCAGCCCCGAGCTGTTGCGCAAGGTCAGTTTGGTGGATGAAGCTGGCGAGCGCCGTGTGCGCATGGCCTACCTCGCGGTGGTGACCAGTCACTCGGTCAACGGCGTGTCGGCCTTGCACTCCGAGCTCATGAAGGAAAGCATCTTCTTTGACTTTGCCAATCTTTGGCCTGAGCGCTTCAACAACAAAACCAACGGCATCACCCCGCGCCGCTGGCTGGCGCAGGCCAACCCGGCCTTGTCGGCCGTGCTGGACAAGCAGGTCGGCACCGGTTGGCGCCGAGACCTGACCCAGCTCAGCGGCCTGAATGCGGTGCTGACCAGCCCCAAGGTGATCGAGGCCTTCCAGGGCGCCAAGCTGGTCAACAAGCAGCGCCTGGCTGCCTGGGTGCAGGCCAACATGGGCCTGACCATCCCGACCGATGCGCTCTACGACGTGCAAGTCAAGCGCATTCACGAATACAAGCGCCAGCTACTCAACGTGCTGCACGTGGTGACCCGTTACCTGCGCATCATCAACAACCCCGGCTCGGTGTCGGTGCCCCGTGTGGTGGTGTTTGCCGGCAAGGCGGCATCGGCCTACCATATGGCCAAGCAGATCATTCACCTGATCAACAACGTGGCCAGCGTGGTCAACAACGACCCCCGCGTGGGCAACCTGCTCAAAGTGGTGTTCATCCCCAACTACAGCGTGAGCTTGGCCGAGCGCATCATCCCCGCGGCCGATTTGTCGGAGCAAATCTCCACCGCGGGCACCGAAGCATCCGGCACCGGCAACATGAAGTTCGCCCTCAACGGCGCGCTCACCATCGGTACGCTGGACGGTGCCAACGTCGAAATCCTGGAGAACGTGGGTGCCGACAACATCTTCATCTTCGGTCTGACCACACCGCAGGTGGCCGCCACCCGCGCTGCAGGCTACCAGCCACGCGCGATTGCTGAGGGCAATCCCGAGCTGACTGTGGTGTTGGAAGCCATCCGCGATGGCGTCTTCAGCCCGGACGAGCCCGGCCGCTTCCAGAGCATTTACGACCTGCTGGTGAACTGGGGCGACCACTACCTACTGCTGGCCGACTACGCGGCCTATATCGCTGCACAAGAGCAGGTGGATGTGGCCTACCAGAGCAAAGAGGCTTGGTCTGTCATGGCCCTGCGCAACGTAGCCGCCATGGGCCCGTTCTCTGCGGACCGCACGATCGGCGAATACGCTGACAAGATCTGGAAGAGCAAACCGCTGGAACTGGCTTCCTGATAGGTGTGCAGAGGCGGATTTGAGCCAAATCTGCCTCTGGCGCCCGTGTAATATGCGCGGGCAGCTATGAATTCAGGAGCGGTTTGATCCGGTCCCAGAATACGTAGGCGCCCAGTGCGGCGAGGTGTACCCACACCGTCAGCCAGTACATCGCCTGAAAACCGGGCTTGACGGTTTTGTGTCGCAACACTTGCTGCGCCAGTCTCGCAGCGGGCCAGCCACCGGACAAGCCGAACAGGTGCAGAGTGTCTTCTTTGGTTCGCCACTGGCCTTTGCGGGCGGCATGCTTGTCTACCCAGTAAGCAAAGAAGGTAAGGGCGTTAATGACGAATGCGCCTGCCAACGCAATAGGCGGGATGCGATGTTGTAGTGCGCCCCAAACCAACAAAAGCAGCCAGATCAAAGTCAAGCTGCCGACCCCCATGGCTGACGGAGCGGGTCCGTCCTGAGAAGTTGTCCTTCTGTGGGTCACATGGGGTGACCGTGATCTTGCTTGGTTGCGCAGCCTGTCGTGACGCGCAGCAGCCCCGGACGGGTAAGCCTGCATGGTCCGGACCGCCATGGCTCTGGGGCCCTTGCCGCCTACATGAATTTCTTCAAACTCAACGGTGGAATTGACGGGCGGTTGTATCCCGCCTGCGCAGTCCCGGATATGAAAAAAGATGTCCTGGCTGGTCGCATTGCAGCGTATGAAGCCGAACCCGCGCTGATCGTCCCAGCGGACCACTTTGCCTTGCTTTTTCATGAAACTCCCTGCCAGTGCCCGTCGCTATGCTGCGACGTGGCACTCTGAACAATTCGCTAACCTGCCAGCGCCACGTACACGTTTTGCACGTCGTCGTTTTCGTCGATGGCGGCCAGGAAGGCTTCCACTTCTTCCAGCGCTTCGGCGTTCAGGCTGGTGGGGTCGACCGGGTTTTTGGCCTTGTAGCCCAGCTTCATCGAGAGCACGTTGAAGCCGAAATTAGGCAGGGCGCGAGCGACCAGGTCTAGGTCAGCCGGGTCGGTGTAGAACACGGTGTTGCCTTCTTCATCACCGGCTTCAAAGTCTTGTGCCCCGGCTTCGATGGCGGCCACTTCAGCGTCCGAGTCGGCCGCGGTAGGGGAGGCTTCGATCATGCCCAAGTGGTTGAAGTCCCATGCCACCGAGCCACTGGTGCCCAGCTGGCCTTTGCGGAACAACACGCGCATTTCAGGGGCGGTGCGTTTCACGTTGTCGGTCAGGCACTCCACCATCACCGCTACCTGGTGCGGCGCAAAGCCTTCGTAGATAACGTGTTCGTAGTTGATGACCTCGCCTGTCAGTCCGGCACCTTTTTTGATGGCGCGCTCCAGCGTTTCCTTGGGCATGGAGACCTTGCGGGCCTGCTCGACCACCAAGCGCAGCTTGGCGTTGGCAGCGGGGTCCGCGCCGCCACGGGCGGCCACTGTAATTTCTTTCACCAGCTTGGTAAACAGCCGGCCCTTGGCATCGGCCACCAGGGCTTTGCCCTTTGCTTTCCATTGCGCGCCCATAGCGAGTCTTTCCTTGAGTTGTAAGGCGCGATTTTACTTGGGCACTTATGCCATCCTGATACCCGCGGTGATACGCTGCTCCATCATGACAAACAGCACCACGCTTACTCCCGATAACCGTACTGGCCGATATGCAGTTTGGCTCCTGGTGCTGCTGGCCGTGCCAACTGGCGTTGGTCTGTTGCTGGAAGCGCACATCACCGTCATGACCCAGTCCATGTTGTATGTGCTGGCCGTGGTGGTCGGCGCCTACGTATTGCCAGCTGCTGCCTCCATGGCCTGCGCGGTGCTGGCGGTGGTGGGTTTGAATTTCTTTTTCGTGCCGCCGCGATGGACCTTTGCTGTGGACAGCCAGGAACACTTGGTGGCGCTGGTCGTCATGATGGTGGTGGCACTGGTCATCAGCCAGCTCAGCCAGCGCCTGCGCCGCAACACGGCACTGGCCCGTTTGCATGCCCGCCGTGCCGAGCAGTTGCAAACCTTGGCGTCAGAGCTCGCGCTTTGCACTGACGCCGCTGCCGCAGCCCGCGCAGGCGCACGGCATGTGGCGCAGGCCTTTGACGGACCTACCGTGCTGGCTCTGCAATCTGACCGGCAACTGTCGGGAGTCGATGCCGCTACCGAGATCACGCCCTCGATGCAAGACGGTCTGCGTGCGGCCATGCGTGAAGCGGCAGTGTTGGGGCCCGGTACCGGTCGTTGGCCCGGCCTGAATGCCTGGTATCTGCCCTTGGGAAGCGGGCAGCAGATGCATGGAGCGGTTTGTGTGCAAAACATCGAGGCGTCGGATGATGCAGGACGGGAACATGCCCAAGCCCTCTGTGCTTTGATCGCCCAAGCCCTGGAGCGTTTGCGCTTGGGTCGTGAGATGGCCATGGCCGACGAGCGAAGCACCCGTCAGCAACTGCAAAACACCTTCCTGGCGGCCGTATCGCACGACTTGCGTACACCGCTCGCAGCCATGGTAGGCAATGCCAGTTCACTGCGCACCCAGCGCGACAAGATGACGACGGATGAGCAAGCCACCTTGCTGGACGGTATTGTGCTCTCGGCCACCCATTTGTCGCGCCTCACCGAAAACACCTTGCAGCTCGTGCAACTGGCCAACAGCGACCAGCCTCTGGCGCTGGATTGGGAATCGTTGGAAGAGATTGCCGGTGCTTGTGTGGCGCGTCAGCGGCAGGCGGGTGGAGGAACACGCTTGCGCTTGCATTTGGCTGCGGGTCTCCCGCTGGTGCGGGTGAATGCCGTGTTGATAGCGCAGCTTCTGGACAACCTGTTGGATAACGCCCTGAAATACAGCGAAGACGCGGTGGACCTCAAAGTGCGCGTGTGTAACGGCCACATGCAGATCCTAGTGCAGGACCGTGGCCCTGTAATTCCCAAAGAATTGCAGACGCAAATCTTTGAACCTTATTCCCGCGGCGATCGGTCAGGAAAACAGGGCGCGGGCTTGGGTTTGGCGCTGTGCCGCGCTATTGCGCTGGCCCATGGCGGCCGCATCAGCCTGCGGGCCCGCCAGGCTGGGGGCAACAGCTTCCGGGTGTGCCTAACTTTGGCGGCAGAGCCACCCTTGGCCCCGCCGGGAGATGCCGTATGAGCTTGCAAGTCCTGGTGGTGGAAGACGATCGCAGCATCCGCGAGATGATGCGCCAGGCCCTGAGCCTGGAGGGTTTCACGGTGCGCACGGCGGTGTCGCTGAGCGAGGCCGGCTCCATGGTGGAGCACGCCACGCCTGACCTGATGTTGCTGGACTTGGGCCTGCCGGATGGCGATGGCGCTGCGCTCTTGCAGCGCGTCCGGCTGACGCACAACTTCCCGGTGCTGGTGGTATCGGCCCGACACCAAGAGGCGCAAAAAGTGCAGCTGCTGGATGCCGGGGCTGACGACTATCTGGTCAAACCCTTCAGCGTGGCAGAGCTGTTAGCCCGCATCCGCGTGGCGCTGCGCCACCGGGGCACCACCGTGGCCGCGGCGGTTACGCGCCACACCTTGGATGGGCTGGAGATCGACCTTGAAGCCCGCTCGGTGCACTTGGCAGGTGCGGAGCTGCACCTCACTCCCACCGAATTCAATCTCCTGGCCCGTCTGGTGCGCAGTGCGGGCAAAGTGGTGACCCACCGGCAACTGTTGCTGGATGTGTGGGGTGCCGAATTTGTGGACCACACCCACTACCTGCGGCTTTACATGGGCCAGTTGCGCGCCAAGCTGGAGCGCAACCCCGCGGAGCCCCGCCACCTGCTGACGGAAGTGGGCGTGGGCTACCGGCTGGCCACGGTGTAGCCCTCGCACCCGTTCCTTATGCGATCCTGATGCGTTCAGGCGCACAGTGAGAGTCCTTACAACTCTCAAAGAATGTATGCGGAATGCAGAACATCATGGCGGCACTGCCGCGCTGACACTGGGCGCACTGGGTGTGGTGTACGGCGACATAGGCACCAGCCCGCTCTACACCGTCAAGGAAATCTTCGGACCCGCCACGGGCATCCCGCTGGATGCACAGCACCTCATAGGCGCGGTGTCGGTGGTGTTCTGGGGCCTCATGCTGGTGGTCACTCTCAAGTACGTGTTACTCATACTGCGTGCGGACAACAACGGGGAGGGCGGCATCATGGCGCTCACCGCCCTGGCGGCCAAAGCGGCCGGTACCACGCCGCGCCGTCGCATCACGCTGCTGCTCATCGGGGTCATGGGGGCAGCCCTTTTCTATGGGGACAGTGTGCTGACGCCCGCCGTGTCGGTGTTGAGTGCGGTGGAGGGCTTGGAGGTGATAACCCCTGCGTTCAAGCCTTATGTGCTGCCTATCTGCACCGGTGTGTTGATCGCGCTGTTCGCATTCCAGCGATTCGGCACCTCGGCAGTAGGCAAATTTTTCGGACCGGTGATCGTGGTGTGGTTCGGCGTGTTGGCAGCGACGGGGGTGGCCCAGATTGCGCAGGAGCCAGCCATACTTGCGGCACTGAATCCTCTAAACGCATTCTCGTTTCTCGCGGCACAGGGTTGGCACCTCTTTGTGGCTTTGGGTGCCATCGTTCTAGCTTTCACCGGCGCCGAGGCGCTGTACGCCGATATGGGGCATTTCGGCAAGCGTCCTATCCAATGGGCGTGGACCGGCCTTGTACTGCCAGCGCTGGCCATCCACTACATGGGCCAGGGCGCTTTGCTGATGCGTGACCCTTCTGCCCTGGAAAGTCCGTTTTTCCGCATGTTTCCTGAAGCCTGGCTGATTCCTGCTGTGGTTCTGGCGACGCTCGCAACGGTGATTGCTTCGCAAGCCGTAATTTCCGGATGCTATTCCATGACCCGCCAGGCCATGCAGCTGGGGCTTTTGCCACGCATGCAGGTCATCAACACTTCTGCCAAAGAGGCTGGCCAAATTTACATGCCCGGGGTGAACTGGTTGCTGCTGGTGGCCGTATTGCTGGCGGTGTTCGGGTTCGGCAGCTCGTCGGCCATGGCTGCCGCCTATGGCATTGCAGTCACTGTGACCATGTTGATTACGACGGTGCTGACCTTCTTTGTGGTGCGCCAGGGCTGGCGTCTGCCCTTGCCGCTGGCGATCGCGTCGACTGCCTTTTTCATCATCGTGGACGGCATGCTGGTGGTGGCTTGCTCGCTCAAGTTCTTTCAAGGTGGTTGGTTCCCCTTGGTCATGGGCGCGGCTATCTTCATGGTGATGGCCACATGGCGTCGCGGACGCGAACTCTTGTTGAGTTCCTTGCGTCAGGACGATCCTGAACTCTTGCCTTTTGTGCAGTCGCTGAGCCAGGATAGCATGCATCTGGTGCCCCGCACCGCCGTGTACGCCGTGGCCAACCCGGACACGGTACCCCAAGCCTTGATGCATAACCTCAAGCACAACCAGGTGCTGCATGAGCGCAACATCATCCTGACGGTAGTCTTCCATGACGTGCCCTGGATTCCATTTGAAGAGCGCGTCAAGGTGCAGCCGCTGGTCAGTGGCTTCTGGCGGGTCGAGGTGCACTACGGTTTCAAAAACAACCCGGACATCCCGCAGGCGCTCGAGCTGTGCAAGGCGCATGGCATTGCCATCAACCTGTTTGAAACTTCGTACTTCTTGAGCCGGGAAATTGTGGTGCCCACCAAGGGGCACGGCATGGCCTTGTGGCGCGAGCGCATGTTTGCCCTCATGTCACGCAATGCCGGCAATGCAGCGGACTTCTTCCGCCTGCCCGACAACTGTGTGGTGGAGCTCGGAACCCGGGTGCAGATTTAAGGGCGGGGGGTTAGGGGCGGGCCGTGGGGCCTTGCAGCACGGGCTTGGGCGCGCTGCGCCACTGCTCGATGCGCTGCTCCACCTGGGTGTGAAACAGGTAGCTCACGCCCAGCGCCACAAACCAGCTGCCGGCGATGAAGAACAGGGCGGCATCGCCGTCTTCCCAGCCCAACTCGGCCCAAGCGGCATTGGCCAACAGCAACACCGAGTAGTGCACCAGAAAGAGTGCATACGAAGTGCGGCTGAGTTGACCCACTAAGTAGTCCAGCCACCGGGGCAGCCGTAGCTGCCAACTGCCGAAGCTGGCCAGCACGGCTGACACGCTGATGGCCAGGGCCATGCGCTCGCGGAAGTTCACGGTGAGCGATGCAAGGCCCGCGCTCAAGGCAGTGGCATACAGCACGATGGCATAGAGCCCGTGGCGAGCCCGCAGCCCGGCCCACCAGGCCAAGGCACCCAGGCCATAAGCACCGAAGAAGTACAAGGCCCACGCATCCCAGCTGGCATCGGTGTTGAACCAGGTTACCGAGGCGATACACAGCAGTGCCACCAAGCCCATGCTGAGCCAGCGTTTGCCCCGGCTCACCCAGAGCAGCAATGCCAGAGCCGCGTACAGCTGGAAGTCAATGGCCACGTACCACACGCCCGCCGAGAGCGACTCCACATCCAGCACGCTGTGCAGCAAGCTGGCGTGGGCCAAAAACTGGGTGAAAGTAGGCGCGGCGGGTACCACTGCCGTGTCCAGAAATGGACGTGCCAGCGCCGAGCACAGCACAGTGAGCAGCAATGCTGCAATAAAGGGGAACGCCAGCCGCACGTAGCGCTGCCACAGGCCCATCAGCATGGCGGTGGCGGGGCGTTTGGTCAGGGCGAAGCTGCGGGCGGCAAGGTAACCGGCCACCACTAGAAAGACTTGCACGGCCATGCGGGCGTTGTCATAGAGCCAGGCCATCACATCGGGCAGGGCGTCCGACGCGGCTTCAGACAAAGGCCCGTAGGCGGAAAAGTGATGCAGCACGATGCACTGGGCTGCAACGACTTTGAGGATATCGATCAGGCGGAACTGGTGGCGGGCGGGCAGGCGAACGGCGGTCATCAATGCAAGCAAAAAGGGCCCCGCCGGCCTCTTTAAGCCAGCGTGAACAAGGGTATGTCTTTGGATGTGGCAAGCGCATCAAGCTGCTTGCGGGTTTTGCCGGCCACAAAAGCGGCAACGGCGGCATGGGTCTCTGGGGAGAACATGGCCAAGGGGTGCGATTGTCGCAGACCCGCGGCCTCAGCCAGCGCCTTGGAAAAATGCGGCTCCAGCGCTGCAAGTGCCACGCGCCCGTCCTTGCAAGGGTAGACGCGGTAGCCTGCATGGCTTCCGCCCACTGCAGAACCCGGCAATGTCAGGCCCCAGCTGCGGGGCAGGGCGAGGTAAGCGGCCGCCTCGGAGAGGGCGACTTCCAGAAACACTCCCTTACCTTTTTGGTGCTGGTGCAACCGGGTTTGCAGCACGGCTTCGCTGGTCATGAGCGAACCGCCCATGTCGGCATACAGGGTAGGGGGTAAGTCGAGGCCGGTTACCAAGCCGTTTTCAGCCAGGTAGGTGAGGTCGTGGCCGGGTTCCTCGGCGCGCTCGCCCGGTGCCCCCACGATGGCGACCATGGAGAGCTGGGGGTACTGCTTACGCAGGGCCTTCCATTCCAGCCCGAGTTTTCTGAGCGCACTGGGCCGGAAGGAGGTCAGCAGAACGTCGGCCTTGGCCAGTTCTTTGTGCAGTGCCTGCTGGCCTTTCTCGGTTTTGAGGTCGGCGGCCAGCACCCGCATGCCGCGGTGCATCTGGTCATAGGCTTTG
Encoded here:
- the glgC gene encoding glucose-1-phosphate adenylyltransferase translates to MSTTDNARNLALQERHMQPHMLVRRTIALVLAGGRGSRLKQLTDRRAKPAVYFGGKFRIVDFALSNCVNSGIRRIGVITQYKSHSLLRHLQRGWSFLRAELNEMVDLLPAQQRVDEEHWYRGTADAIYQNLDIIQSSKPEYVVVLAGDHIYKMDYSLMLKDHVESGAGCTVGCIEVPREEATAFGVMAVDGTRKITEFVEKPANPPAMPGNDAVSLASMGIYIFDSKYLYDLLEDDLANPESSHDFGKDVIPRVVREGRAVAHPFSMSCVSSTPDAVPYWRDVGTIDAFWEANLDLASVTPELDIYDTNWPIWTSQRQLPPAKFVQDADGKHGQAINTMVSGGCIVSGSIVSNSVLFSSVRIHSFCVIDQAVLLPEVTIGRGCRLSRVVIDRGVEVPDGLVIGEDPVADAARFERTDNGVVLVTKDMLKRLEAQ
- the glgA gene encoding glycogen synthase GlgA, whose protein sequence is MRILQVSAEIFPLLKTGGLADIAGALPAALHEAGCDVRVLLPGFPAIVAGLRNPSPVGAFVMPWGEMVEVVYGDLPALARGDMQQGAYVLIAPGLYERPGNPYEDANKQPYGDNHRRFAALGQAAAHLAHGMDSLWRAQLVHSHDWHAGLASAYLKLWADRGATRVPSVFTVHNLAYQGVFGPQYFGDLGLPGEAFHVQGMEFHGQLSFMKAGLFYASHITTVSPTYAREIQTPEQGCGLDGLLMARRDALSGILNAVDDTVWNPTSDALLEQNFDARHMAGKAINKAMLQGAMGLAIEPDAPLFAVVSRLTEQKGLPLVLAGLDEIVSRGGQLLVLGSGDTWMEQAFTERAKTHAGRVAVKLGYDESFAHRVFAGSDVTLVPSRFEPCGLTQMYGLKYGSLPLVRRVGGLADTVVDSDLETLEDRTATGFVFDAFDETAYRKAVRRAFALYHRKAEWNRVRQTGMKLAFDWATAAGHYTHLYQRLIQE
- a CDS encoding glycogen/starch/alpha-glucan phosphorylase — encoded protein: MTNTSSPTASAPVTFEFDAPGRDLESLKRSIANKLMFVVGKDPEAARPEDWLHAAAYAVRDQLVERWMTTTRAQYAQDAKRVYYLSMEFLIGRTFSNAMLAVGLRERVKQALADFGVDIDAVTELEPDAALGNGGLGRLAACFLDSMATLNIPGFGYGIRYDYGMFKQTIVDGRQVEVPDYWLTHGNPWEFPRPEVNYRVQFGGHVVKVGDAYQWVDSHDVQAMAYDTIIPGYATKATNTLRLWSAKATQEIDLGAFNRGNYMAAVETKNHSENVSRVLYPDDSTPSGRELRLHQEYFFCSASVQDLLRRYLRTHDNFESLPDKVSIHLNDTHPVLAIPELMRLLLDEHHLPWADAWRLCQGVFSYTNHTLMHEALETWPVEMMGRILPRHLQIIYDINAQFLHQISLRGGSPELLRKVSLVDEAGERRVRMAYLAVVTSHSVNGVSALHSELMKESIFFDFANLWPERFNNKTNGITPRRWLAQANPALSAVLDKQVGTGWRRDLTQLSGLNAVLTSPKVIEAFQGAKLVNKQRLAAWVQANMGLTIPTDALYDVQVKRIHEYKRQLLNVLHVVTRYLRIINNPGSVSVPRVVVFAGKAASAYHMAKQIIHLINNVASVVNNDPRVGNLLKVVFIPNYSVSLAERIIPAADLSEQISTAGTEASGTGNMKFALNGALTIGTLDGANVEILENVGADNIFIFGLTTPQVAATRAAGYQPRAIAEGNPELTVVLEAIRDGVFSPDEPGRFQSIYDLLVNWGDHYLLLADYAAYIAAQEQVDVAYQSKEAWSVMALRNVAAMGPFSADRTIGEYADKIWKSKPLELAS
- a CDS encoding DUF1294 domain-containing protein, yielding MKKQGKVVRWDDQRGFGFIRCNATSQDIFFHIRDCAGGIQPPVNSTVEFEEIHVGGKGPRAMAVRTMQAYPSGAAARHDRLRNQARSRSPHVTHRRTTSQDGPAPSAMGVGSLTLIWLLLLVWGALQHRIPPIALAGAFVINALTFFAYWVDKHAARKGQWRTKEDTLHLFGLSGGWPAARLAQQVLRHKTVKPGFQAMYWLTVWVHLAALGAYVFWDRIKPLLNS
- a CDS encoding YebC/PmpR family DNA-binding transcriptional regulator; amino-acid sequence: MGAQWKAKGKALVADAKGRLFTKLVKEITVAARGGADPAANAKLRLVVEQARKVSMPKETLERAIKKGAGLTGEVINYEHVIYEGFAPHQVAVMVECLTDNVKRTAPEMRVLFRKGQLGTSGSVAWDFNHLGMIEASPTAADSDAEVAAIEAGAQDFEAGDEEGNTVFYTDPADLDLVARALPNFGFNVLSMKLGYKAKNPVDPTSLNAEALEEVEAFLAAIDENDDVQNVYVALAG